Proteins encoded by one window of Paenibacillus sp. DCT19:
- a CDS encoding chemotaxis protein CheX: MKAEVINPFLESARNVFEQLIQVSPSTGSLGVKNVEYIADHVWIVIGMTGQMSGNIVFGIQESVALKIVSAMMGGFVITEMDDMSKSAISELGNMISGNASTILSNQGVVVDITPPQVMKSEHLTAFSATKALSIPLLMDGIGEMDIQVMIS; this comes from the coding sequence GTGAAAGCGGAAGTGATTAATCCTTTCCTGGAATCAGCACGTAACGTATTTGAACAGCTCATCCAGGTTTCGCCTTCCACCGGAAGTCTTGGCGTGAAAAATGTAGAGTACATTGCTGATCATGTCTGGATCGTGATTGGAATGACCGGACAAATGAGCGGAAATATTGTATTTGGCATTCAAGAGTCGGTTGCTTTGAAAATTGTTTCAGCCATGATGGGCGGTTTTGTGATCACCGAAATGGACGATATGAGTAAAAGTGCAATCTCCGAGCTTGGCAATATGATCAGCGGTAATGCAAGTACCATTCTTTCCAATCAAGGCGTTGTTGTGGATATTACACCTCCACAAGTCATGAAATCGGAGCATTTGACTGCATTTAGTGCAACGAAAGCATTGAGCATTCCATTATTGATGGATGGCATTGGTGAGATGGATATTCAGGTGATGATCTCGTAG
- a CDS encoding VOC family protein — MINQVGQIMLYVNNQEQALQFWTEKAGFHLIAEENISPEMKWYEIAANPDAETSLVLQDKQVVAKMSPGVNLGTPSLMFFTPNIDKLYQDFKDKEITVGELVDLPFGRIFNFSDDEDNYFAVMERK, encoded by the coding sequence ATGATTAACCAAGTCGGTCAAATCATGCTGTACGTCAACAACCAGGAACAGGCTCTACAATTTTGGACAGAAAAAGCGGGTTTCCATCTCATCGCAGAAGAAAACATCAGCCCAGAAATGAAATGGTACGAGATTGCTGCAAACCCGGATGCCGAAACGAGCCTTGTTCTTCAAGACAAACAGGTCGTTGCCAAAATGTCGCCAGGTGTCAATCTAGGCACACCTTCCCTGATGTTTTTCACTCCGAACATTGATAAGCTCTATCAGGATTTCAAGGATAAAGAGATTACAGTTGGCGAACTGGTAGATTTGCCTTTTGGCAGAATATTTAACTTTTCCGATGATGAAGACAACTACTTTGCCGTTATGGAGCGCAAATAA
- a CDS encoding LysR family transcriptional regulator, translated as MNISQLETLITISKTMSFRKAGELLNLTQPAVSAQIKSLEDEFNTVLVDRNQPVTLTDRGQVFLEHAERMLDIVDELKQKLSDLDETPQGRIVLATTTSIAIQILPRVLSYFQDQFPLIKTSIQSLPSSQIYTQVENGLVDIGIGYLTERNPNLNTAVLYYDTFELVVSPAHPLAKQKHAAVDVLRNTPLILLSPDTVGRRFTEAVFKKYDIQPNIVMELSSSEEVKRMVEINLGAAVISKQSVAHELRQGTLRMIPLSELEVSHPVGVIYKSSRYLNSAMQQFLSDLKGMPETQFISSE; from the coding sequence ATGAATATCAGCCAACTGGAGACGCTGATCACGATATCCAAAACGATGAGTTTCCGCAAAGCTGGAGAATTACTGAATCTCACTCAGCCTGCCGTCTCTGCCCAGATCAAAAGTCTGGAGGATGAATTCAACACCGTTCTTGTAGATCGTAATCAACCCGTCACACTCACTGACCGTGGCCAAGTATTTCTGGAACATGCCGAGCGCATGCTGGATATTGTGGATGAATTGAAACAAAAGCTATCCGATCTGGATGAAACACCACAGGGAAGGATTGTACTCGCTACAACAACATCCATCGCCATTCAAATTTTACCAAGGGTATTGTCTTACTTTCAGGATCAGTTCCCTCTAATTAAAACAAGCATTCAGTCCCTACCATCCTCACAGATTTATACTCAGGTCGAAAATGGTTTGGTCGACATCGGTATCGGTTATCTTACGGAACGTAATCCGAATCTGAATACCGCCGTGTTGTATTACGATACGTTTGAACTCGTCGTTTCTCCTGCCCATCCCCTGGCGAAGCAAAAGCACGCTGCCGTGGACGTATTGCGAAACACCCCCCTGATTCTATTGTCCCCAGATACTGTGGGGCGTCGTTTTACAGAAGCTGTGTTCAAAAAGTATGATATTCAGCCCAACATCGTCATGGAGTTGTCGAGTAGCGAAGAAGTCAAACGTATGGTTGAGATCAACTTAGGAGCTGCTGTCATATCCAAGCAATCCGTCGCACATGAGCTGCGGCAAGGTACGCTGCGGATGATCCCACTAAGTGAACTTGAGGTCAGTCATCCCGTCGGCGTCATTTACAAATCCAGCCGGTATCTCAACTCAGCCATGCAGCAATTTCTAAGTGATCTCAAAGGTATGCCTGAGACACAGTTCATCAGTTCTGAATGA
- a CDS encoding histidinol-phosphatase: MKFDLHTHHFRCGHADGNIRDYIDAGIEAGLQAIGISDHTPYFGSEEEQAFPRIAMGKSELRNYVEEVLSLKQEYAGKIDVLLGIESDYFPIHAELYRDTLGQYPFDYIIGSVHHTEDVSIFNKTRWKGLSNARKVEVKESYYSLIAQSARSGMFQILGHIDAMKGNYPPFSEIIADDAIDKTLQVIADANVAIEINTSGKTKLSGGWYPSDAILERAQHYGVKVTFGSDAHKPQRVGDELEEVRTRLLEIGFTEWVYFKQKQMQIVPL; the protein is encoded by the coding sequence ATGAAATTTGATCTTCATACACATCATTTTCGTTGCGGTCATGCAGACGGTAATATTCGTGATTATATTGATGCGGGTATTGAGGCAGGACTTCAAGCCATCGGTATCTCCGACCATACGCCTTATTTTGGCAGTGAAGAGGAGCAGGCGTTTCCGCGAATTGCGATGGGCAAGTCGGAATTACGTAACTATGTTGAAGAAGTCTTGTCATTGAAACAAGAATATGCGGGCAAAATTGACGTATTACTCGGCATTGAATCCGATTATTTCCCCATCCATGCGGAGCTGTATCGTGACACGCTTGGGCAGTACCCTTTTGACTATATTATTGGATCTGTCCACCATACCGAGGATGTTAGCATTTTCAATAAGACACGATGGAAGGGACTTAGCAACGCACGCAAAGTTGAAGTGAAAGAGAGTTATTATTCTTTGATTGCTCAGTCTGCTCGAAGTGGTATGTTTCAGATTCTCGGTCACATCGATGCGATGAAAGGCAACTACCCGCCCTTCTCGGAAATTATCGCGGATGATGCGATTGATAAGACGTTACAGGTTATTGCCGATGCGAACGTAGCGATTGAAATTAATACCTCAGGCAAAACAAAGCTCAGCGGAGGCTGGTACCCTTCGGATGCCATTCTCGAACGTGCCCAGCACTACGGTGTGAAAGTAACGTTTGGATCGGATGCTCACAAACCTCAGCGTGTAGGGGACGAGCTGGAAGAAGTGCGTACTCGACTGCTGGAGATTGGGTTTACGGAATGGGTATATTTCAAACAAAAGCAGATGCAGATTGTTCCTTTGTAA
- a CDS encoding GNAT family N-acetyltransferase, which translates to MLTRKMLSQGLPVLWTDRLVLRSLRQNDFGTLSELFSDPQIIRYVNRGNQPTPVRARRLLNQIRSSSAKLESLHYGICWKGREPLIGIISFQHWNEQQGTAQIGYIVSRSCWGIGIATEALRRMIEFGFTELHLSKVEARCYEANVSSERVLYKSGMSYERTLPSFGSVEHDVTSESDTLMDVKVYSMYRDQQVQAIMESNLQAMVFDKPQVT; encoded by the coding sequence ATGCTGACCCGAAAAATGCTAAGTCAGGGATTGCCTGTACTATGGACAGACCGCCTTGTGCTACGATCGTTACGTCAGAATGATTTTGGCACATTGTCGGAATTGTTTTCCGATCCACAGATCATCCGTTATGTGAACAGGGGGAACCAGCCAACACCGGTTCGTGCCCGGCGATTATTGAATCAGATTCGCAGTAGCAGTGCGAAGCTTGAATCGTTGCATTACGGGATATGTTGGAAAGGAAGAGAGCCACTCATTGGTATCATTTCGTTTCAACATTGGAATGAGCAGCAGGGTACAGCTCAGATTGGATACATCGTGAGCAGATCTTGTTGGGGCATAGGCATAGCTACGGAGGCGCTACGACGGATGATTGAATTCGGATTTACGGAGCTACACTTATCGAAAGTGGAAGCACGTTGTTACGAAGCTAACGTATCATCTGAGCGGGTGTTATACAAAAGCGGTATGTCTTACGAACGAACGCTGCCTTCTTTTGGTTCAGTGGAGCATGACGTCACCAGTGAAAGTGATACGTTGATGGACGTTAAAGTATACAGCATGTACCGGGATCAACAGGTTCAAGCCATCATGGAAAGTAACCTCCAGGCTATGGTCTTCGACAAGCCTCAGGTGACATAG
- a CDS encoding metallophosphoesterase translates to MERIAIVSDIHGNMTAWKAVLNDIRSRGLKRIFCLGDLVGKGPDPVQVVDQVRETCEQVVRGNWDELVAVNRDNENFTWQADKLGQERLDYLANLPFSHQFELSGRTVRLLHASPQSVYHRVQPWDEMDKRIAMFDAPANEPELGQADIVGYGDVHNAYLQHLNGKVLFNVGSVGNPLDIPQASYCILEGESSGDINQTINIQFVRVPYDIEQEVQVAQQAGVPALELYIREIRTGVYRGLQEKSVTEE, encoded by the coding sequence ATGGAACGAATTGCGATTGTATCCGATATTCACGGCAATATGACGGCATGGAAAGCAGTGTTGAACGATATTCGGAGTCGCGGGCTGAAGCGAATCTTTTGTCTTGGCGACCTTGTAGGCAAAGGGCCTGATCCGGTTCAGGTGGTTGATCAGGTGAGAGAGACATGTGAACAAGTCGTTCGTGGCAATTGGGATGAGCTGGTCGCCGTGAATCGGGATAATGAGAACTTTACTTGGCAAGCAGACAAGCTTGGGCAGGAACGGCTGGACTATTTAGCGAATCTTCCATTTAGTCACCAATTCGAGTTAAGTGGTCGTACCGTTCGATTGTTACATGCTTCACCACAGAGCGTATATCATCGCGTACAACCATGGGACGAAATGGACAAACGTATTGCAATGTTTGATGCCCCAGCGAATGAGCCTGAACTCGGACAGGCAGATATAGTTGGTTATGGCGATGTACACAATGCTTATCTACAGCACCTAAATGGGAAAGTTTTGTTCAATGTGGGAAGTGTGGGCAATCCACTGGATATTCCTCAGGCTTCGTATTGTATTCTTGAGGGAGAGAGCAGCGGAGATATAAACCAGACCATCAATATTCAATTTGTCCGAGTCCCCTATGATATCGAGCAGGAGGTTCAGGTTGCACAACAAGCCGGGGTGCCAGCACTTGAGCTATACATTCGAGAGATTCGTACAGGTGTTTATCGTGGATTACAGGAGAAAAGTGTGACAGAGGAATAA
- a CDS encoding metallophosphoesterase, translating to MARVPYKSSKETLIRRGADKNETEQPIFPGQEKDHDPSRRSTKLKTALMTAIATVFTGGYALWEPRRVEVTQIQLNLPKLPSAFDGLRLIQFSDAHIGFHTGVKQIEKLADLIQEQQPDLICFTGDIVERDAEPMRECIPALSSMQAKFGKFAVFGNHDYRGKQQEEVEKMFEQAGFTLLRNAHVVIRHHEDRIAIVGLDDALTGKPNLATAVDGLDEDTWKLLLMHEPDYADRAAANGFGLQLSGHSHGGQVRFPWIGALSAPRGAHKYVQGLYYAGWTKMPVYVNRGFGMTHLPIRFLCRPEVTVFRLQSHQT from the coding sequence ATGGCAAGGGTGCCGTATAAGAGTAGTAAGGAGACGCTAATCAGGCGCGGAGCCGATAAGAATGAGACAGAGCAGCCCATTTTTCCTGGTCAGGAAAAGGATCATGATCCCTCCCGGCGAAGTACAAAGTTAAAGACGGCTCTAATGACAGCGATCGCAACTGTGTTTACAGGTGGATATGCGCTATGGGAGCCGCGTCGTGTGGAAGTAACGCAGATACAATTGAATCTCCCTAAACTCCCCAGCGCCTTTGATGGCTTGCGACTAATTCAGTTCAGTGATGCCCATATCGGGTTCCATACTGGCGTGAAGCAGATCGAGAAGCTGGCGGATCTGATTCAAGAGCAGCAGCCGGATCTGATATGTTTTACAGGAGATATCGTGGAGCGAGATGCAGAACCTATGCGGGAGTGTATTCCGGCTCTGTCTTCCATGCAAGCTAAGTTTGGCAAATTTGCAGTTTTCGGTAATCATGATTACCGGGGGAAGCAGCAAGAAGAAGTAGAGAAAATGTTTGAGCAAGCTGGCTTTACCTTACTTCGGAACGCTCATGTAGTTATCCGGCATCATGAAGATCGAATAGCTATCGTTGGTTTAGATGATGCGTTAACGGGTAAGCCTAATCTGGCTACAGCTGTGGATGGTCTGGATGAGGACACTTGGAAGCTATTACTCATGCATGAGCCAGATTATGCGGATAGAGCTGCTGCAAATGGTTTTGGTTTGCAGTTGTCTGGGCATAGCCACGGCGGTCAGGTTCGTTTTCCCTGGATTGGGGCATTATCTGCTCCTCGTGGTGCACACAAATATGTGCAGGGATTGTATTATGCCGGTTGGACGAAAATGCCGGTGTATGTGAATCGGGGGTTCGGGATGACCCATTTGCCCATTCGTTTTTTGTGCAGACCAGAAGTCACCGTATTTCGTTTGCAGAGTCATCAAACATAA
- the sdhB gene encoding succinate dehydrogenase iron-sulfur subunit, with amino-acid sequence MAEPATANKTVKFIITRQDSPESASYNEEFELPYRPNMNVISALMEIQRNPVNTEGKSIAPVCWESNCLEEVCGACSMVINGKPRQACAALIDKLEQPVRIEPMKTFPVVRDLVIDRNRMFNALKRVKAWIPIDGTYDLGPGPRMPEKKRQWAYELSKCMTCGVCLEACPNVNEKTDFIGPAALSQVRLFNAHPTGEMNAEDRLEALMEDGGIEGCGNSQNCVQSCPKGIPLTTSIAEMNKQTTKHMFKRWLGV; translated from the coding sequence ATGGCGGAACCAGCAACAGCGAACAAAACCGTCAAGTTTATCATCACACGTCAGGATAGCCCAGAATCAGCTTCGTATAACGAAGAGTTCGAACTTCCGTACCGTCCCAACATGAACGTGATCAGTGCCCTGATGGAAATTCAGCGGAACCCGGTCAATACAGAGGGTAAGTCAATTGCTCCAGTATGTTGGGAATCGAACTGTCTGGAAGAGGTATGTGGAGCATGCTCTATGGTGATCAACGGCAAGCCGCGTCAAGCGTGTGCTGCATTGATCGATAAGCTGGAGCAACCGGTGCGTATTGAACCAATGAAAACATTCCCGGTGGTACGTGACCTTGTCATTGACCGTAACCGGATGTTTAACGCTCTGAAACGGGTAAAAGCGTGGATTCCAATTGACGGTACCTATGACCTTGGTCCAGGTCCGCGTATGCCAGAGAAGAAGCGTCAATGGGCATATGAGTTATCCAAATGTATGACATGTGGTGTTTGTTTGGAAGCTTGTCCTAACGTGAATGAAAAGACAGACTTTATTGGACCTGCAGCACTTTCGCAAGTACGTCTCTTCAACGCTCACCCAACAGGTGAGATGAACGCTGAGGATCGTCTGGAAGCATTGATGGAGGATGGAGGAATTGAAGGCTGTGGTAACTCGCAGAACTGTGTTCAATCCTGTCCTAAGGGCATTCCGCTGACTACTTCTATTGCTGAAATGAACAAACAAACAACGAAGCATATGTTCAAACGTTGGTTGGGCGTTTAA
- the sdhA gene encoding succinate dehydrogenase flavoprotein subunit, whose protein sequence is MASSNVIIVGGGLAGLMAAIKSAEAGVHVHLFSLVPVKRSHSVCAQGGINGAVNTKGEGDSPWVHFDDTVYGGDFLANQPPVKAMCEAAPGIIHLMDRMGVMFNRTPEGLLDFRRFGGTKHHRTAFAGATTGQQLLYALDEQVRRWEAAGLVTKYENWEFLQAVVDDEGVCRGIVAQDLKTMKVQTFPAEAVILASGGPGIIFGKTTNSVINTGTAASAVYQQGVNYANGEFIQIHPTAIPGDDKLRLMSESARGEGGRIWTYKDGKPWYFLEEKYPSYGNLVPRDIATREIFSVCVDMGLGVNGENMVYLDLSHKDPKELDVKLGGIIEIYEKFMGDDPRKIPMKIFPAVHYSMGGMWVDYNQMTNIPGLFAAGECEYQYHGANRLGANSLVSAIYGGMVAGPKAAEYIKGLKKSSADISSSVFDNYTKQQTDKYEGIMKMQGNENAYVIHKELGEWMTANMTVVRYNDKLEATIGKIKELKERYGKINMYDTSGWNNPGAAFTRQLWNMLELAEAMTLGALLRNESRGAHYKPEFTERNDEEFLKTTIASWSKEGPQISYEPVDVSLIPPRIRDYSKD, encoded by the coding sequence ATGGCATCATCTAATGTAATTATTGTGGGCGGCGGTCTCGCAGGTTTGATGGCGGCGATCAAATCGGCTGAAGCCGGAGTCCATGTTCATTTATTTTCACTAGTACCCGTTAAAAGATCTCACTCCGTATGTGCCCAAGGCGGCATCAACGGTGCGGTAAATACCAAGGGTGAGGGAGATTCTCCTTGGGTACACTTTGACGATACGGTATATGGCGGCGACTTCCTCGCGAACCAGCCTCCAGTTAAGGCGATGTGTGAAGCAGCGCCAGGCATCATCCACTTGATGGACAGAATGGGCGTTATGTTTAACCGGACACCGGAAGGCTTGCTTGATTTCCGTCGTTTCGGAGGTACGAAACATCACCGTACGGCGTTTGCAGGAGCGACAACAGGACAACAATTGCTCTACGCACTAGACGAGCAGGTACGGCGTTGGGAAGCAGCAGGTCTGGTTACGAAGTATGAGAACTGGGAATTCCTACAGGCTGTTGTCGATGATGAAGGTGTATGCCGAGGCATTGTAGCTCAGGACCTGAAAACGATGAAGGTGCAGACCTTCCCGGCCGAAGCTGTCATTCTTGCGAGTGGTGGCCCTGGTATTATTTTCGGAAAAACAACCAACTCGGTCATTAACACAGGTACAGCGGCAAGTGCCGTGTATCAACAAGGTGTAAATTATGCGAATGGTGAGTTCATTCAGATTCACCCAACGGCTATTCCGGGCGATGATAAGCTCCGTCTTATGTCAGAATCTGCACGCGGTGAAGGTGGACGGATCTGGACATACAAAGACGGTAAGCCATGGTACTTCCTTGAAGAGAAGTATCCATCCTACGGTAACCTTGTACCACGTGACATCGCGACTCGTGAAATCTTCAGCGTCTGCGTAGATATGGGTCTTGGAGTCAACGGCGAGAACATGGTATACCTCGATCTGTCCCATAAAGATCCAAAAGAGCTGGATGTGAAGCTCGGCGGAATTATCGAGATCTATGAGAAGTTCATGGGTGATGATCCACGTAAAATCCCAATGAAAATCTTCCCGGCAGTCCATTATTCCATGGGCGGTATGTGGGTAGATTACAATCAAATGACTAACATTCCGGGGCTGTTTGCAGCAGGTGAGTGCGAGTATCAATACCACGGAGCGAACCGACTTGGTGCGAACTCTTTGGTGTCGGCCATCTACGGCGGTATGGTTGCTGGACCAAAAGCGGCTGAATATATCAAAGGACTCAAAAAGTCTTCTGCTGATATTTCTTCCTCTGTCTTTGATAACTATACGAAACAACAAACGGATAAATACGAAGGCATCATGAAGATGCAGGGTAACGAGAATGCCTATGTCATTCACAAAGAGCTTGGCGAGTGGATGACAGCCAACATGACGGTTGTACGCTACAATGACAAGCTCGAAGCAACCATTGGCAAGATCAAGGAACTGAAAGAACGTTATGGCAAAATCAATATGTACGACACTTCAGGCTGGAACAACCCGGGTGCTGCATTTACACGCCAATTGTGGAACATGCTTGAGTTGGCTGAAGCCATGACGCTGGGCGCACTGCTGCGTAACGAAAGCCGTGGCGCACATTACAAACCTGAGTTCACGGAACGTAACGATGAGGAATTCCTCAAAACGACCATTGCAAGCTGGTCGAAGGAAGGGCCACAAATCTCGTACGAGCCAGTAGACGTTTCCCTGATCCCACCACGGATCCGCGACTACTCCAAAGACTAA